A window from bacterium encodes these proteins:
- a CDS encoding Wzz/FepE/Etk N-terminal domain-containing protein produces the protein MPVEEFSREEEIDLFEYFKVIYKYRNIVIGIVLISVCLNAINILKQPFKYKASVTFFPLNVKEYKSENMAGEVLKPKLVLEDLIISILKSREMADKIINELQLKTTWNETLLEDTRIKLRGITTISLGKGSVITLDVITQDPELSAKIANSYLDKLDNFNRELQLSTNISLVQVIDRAVPPETRMPRGLIKKSILTGISSLVFAVFFVFIFEYIKKNDLVNRLKNLNEKKQ, from the coding sequence ATGCCGGTTGAAGAATTCAGCAGAGAAGAGGAAATAGATTTATTTGAATATTTTAAGGTCATATATAAATATAGAAATATTGTTATTGGTATAGTATTAATATCGGTATGTTTAAACGCAATAAATATATTAAAACAGCCGTTTAAATATAAGGCTTCTGTTACTTTCTTCCCGTTAAATGTGAAGGAATATAAATCTGAAAATATGGCAGGAGAAGTATTAAAACCCAAATTGGTTCTTGAAGATTTGATAATTTCAATTTTGAAAAGCAGGGAAATGGCGGATAAAATTATTAATGAGTTGCAATTGAAAACAACATGGAATGAAACTCTTTTAGAAGATACAAGAATAAAGCTTAGAGGTATAACAACAATTTCGTTAGGTAAAGGAAGTGTTATAACCTTAGATGTTATAACTCAGGATCCGGAATTGTCTGCAAAAATTGCTAACTCGTATCTGGATAAATTAGATAATTTTAATAGGGAACTTCAATTAAGCACAAATATTTCCCTGGTCCAGGTGATTGACCGCGCGGTTCCACCTGAAACAAGAATGCCAAGAGGATTAATTAAGAAATCTATTTTAACAGGAATATCCAGTCTTGTTTTTGCTGTTTTTTTTGTATTTATTTTTGAATATATTAAAAAGAATGACTTAGTAAATAGATTAAAAAATCTTAATGAAAAAAAACAGTAA
- a CDS encoding putative manganese-dependent inorganic diphosphatase codes for MISNIFIIGHKNPDTDSICAAIAYAKLKQSQGENNVVPARAGNLNLQTEFVLSYFGVPAPLFLPDITPNVGHAMSKEVIFCNKNASLKELLAVMEKNNIRLIPLVDERDCYCGIVSLFDIAHGLFREVTPLNSREIFTSVKYIHAALGGKLLNAYHSDDVFQGIFLVGAMQELSFGKVLSGLDHKKCIVITGDREEIQEIAIENGVRALVVTGGLSISEEIRRMAVEHNVNLLVSPYDTATTLGFVRLSTPAYRVAQNYDGTFTADELLEEAQLKILKAYNRGMAVLNEEHKITGIITMADFLKFSKPKLILIDHNEISQSVDGADQCEIMEIIDHHRLANRETLHPILFINQPVGSTCTLISRLYFEKNIEIDPKTAGLLISGIISDTVNLKSPTTTALDKEMMERLNNTAKLDLEIYSAKLLASGVNIAGRSPEEIILSDFKEYKTGKITFGVGQIELVGFSEFDKIKHRLTEELVKIRRSRKYNFSALLVTDISVSNSLLVFDGDVNLCRRLGYPLLEPHIAELKGVLSRKKQLAPHLLSIFKET; via the coding sequence ATGATTAGTAATATATTCATAATCGGCCATAAAAACCCCGATACAGATTCAATATGCGCGGCAATTGCATACGCGAAACTCAAACAATCCCAGGGGGAAAATAATGTGGTTCCCGCGAGGGCGGGGAACCTTAACCTGCAAACGGAATTTGTATTATCATATTTTGGTGTTCCCGCGCCTTTATTCCTTCCGGACATCACGCCCAACGTGGGACATGCGATGAGTAAAGAGGTGATTTTTTGCAATAAGAACGCATCATTAAAAGAATTACTGGCTGTGATGGAAAAAAATAATATCCGTTTAATACCGTTGGTTGATGAAAGGGATTGTTACTGCGGGATAGTAAGCTTATTTGATATCGCCCACGGGCTTTTTCGCGAGGTGACACCGTTAAACTCACGTGAAATTTTTACATCAGTCAAGTATATACATGCCGCTCTCGGAGGAAAATTGCTGAACGCTTACCATTCTGATGACGTTTTCCAGGGAATTTTTCTTGTGGGCGCGATGCAGGAACTTTCTTTTGGCAAGGTTTTGTCCGGGCTTGACCATAAAAAATGTATTGTGATAACCGGGGATAGGGAGGAAATCCAGGAGATTGCTATTGAAAACGGGGTAAGGGCACTCGTGGTTACAGGCGGGCTGTCCATTTCCGAAGAAATACGCCGTATGGCGGTTGAGCATAATGTAAACCTCCTAGTTTCACCATATGATACCGCTACAACACTTGGATTTGTCAGGCTGAGTACACCGGCTTACCGTGTGGCGCAAAATTACGACGGCACATTTACCGCGGATGAGTTATTGGAAGAGGCACAGCTAAAAATCCTGAAGGCTTATAACAGGGGCATGGCGGTGCTTAACGAGGAGCATAAAATTACCGGGATAATTACCATGGCTGATTTTTTGAAATTCTCCAAACCAAAGCTCATTTTAATAGACCATAATGAAATTTCGCAATCAGTGGACGGGGCAGACCAGTGCGAGATTATGGAGATTATAGACCATCATAGGCTCGCCAACCGTGAAACCCTGCATCCTATATTGTTCATTAACCAGCCGGTGGGAAGCACATGCACTTTAATATCCAGGCTTTATTTTGAAAAAAATATCGAAATAGATCCGAAAACTGCAGGGCTTTTGATTTCGGGAATAATATCGGATACTGTTAATTTAAAATCTCCTACGACAACCGCATTGGATAAAGAGATGATGGAAAGGCTCAATAATACCGCGAAACTGGATTTAGAAATCTATAGCGCGAAACTATTGGCATCAGGGGTGAATATTGCGGGCCGCAGCCCCGAGGAAATTATACTTTCTGATTTTAAGGAGTATAAAACAGGGAAAATTACTTTTGGAGTGGGCCAGATAGAATTAGTCGGTTTTAGCGAATTTGACAAAATTAAACACCGGCTTACTGAAGAACTTGTAAAAATAAGGCGCAGCCGCAAATATAATTTTTCCGCCCTTCTCGTAACGGATATTTCGGTATCGAACAGCTTATTGGTTTTTGACGGAGATGTTAATCTCTGCCGCCGTTTGGGTTACCCTTTACTGGAACCGCATATTGCCGAATTAAAAGGCGTTTTGTCCCGCAAAAAACAGTTGGCCCCGCATCTTTTGAGTATCTTCAAAGAAACCTGA
- a CDS encoding oligosaccharide flippase family protein: MAIVSGVIMVPLYLKFIPTDVYGAWLASGNVLIWFSFFDPGLTVVLQQRIGSAYGKRDYQTIRELLGGGLFIAGVISISIIAIGFIIAPYLPLFLSLPPGIDKSLIVQAFSIAVIGTSLTVFSFSISAINQGFQSSLGFGLTNFIVTALMTVLTAVLLYKGFGLLAIAIASIFGGVFYTLGQGTYLIWRLTDEKIGFKFSFNNISALTKLLSYTFLGRVSGILANNVDLFVVSRFLGPETVTILSLTRKAPDYSKEFVNQPSVAFMPAISHLTGSGEIDKARKVLIRLIHMLLWILCLTVGGLIALNDDFVRLWVGPYLFAGKTINLIICVSLIFTFTANCFGNICMALGNIKGNSLAGLVQSLVFIPLVIFGTKYFGLLGTVLAPSVAILAVSAWYYSRTFSRLLKLSVQDRKNIMYEGFLALAVMVSLTLGFSWCYPENWFRFFALVAVFCFLYSCLIYLVSMNFRCEIKGVIQKLRILPT, translated from the coding sequence TTGGCAATTGTTTCGGGCGTTATCATGGTTCCTCTTTATCTCAAATTTATTCCAACTGATGTTTATGGAGCATGGCTTGCCAGCGGGAATGTTCTTATATGGTTTTCGTTTTTTGATCCTGGGCTGACTGTTGTATTACAGCAACGAATAGGTTCCGCTTATGGAAAACGGGATTATCAAACCATACGCGAACTTTTAGGAGGCGGGTTGTTTATTGCTGGCGTTATTTCGATTTCCATAATTGCTATTGGTTTTATCATTGCTCCCTATTTACCGTTGTTTCTTAGCCTGCCTCCCGGTATAGATAAATCGTTAATAGTACAGGCATTTTCTATCGCGGTGATTGGAACTTCTCTAACAGTTTTCTCTTTTTCAATTTCTGCCATTAACCAGGGTTTTCAAAGCAGTCTGGGATTTGGACTTACAAATTTTATTGTCACTGCACTTATGACTGTTCTGACTGCCGTTTTGCTTTATAAAGGTTTTGGCTTGCTTGCCATAGCTATTGCTTCGATCTTTGGTGGAGTATTCTATACATTGGGACAAGGCACATACCTTATTTGGAGATTGACGGATGAAAAAATAGGATTTAAATTTTCGTTTAATAACATTTCTGCTTTAACAAAACTTTTATCGTATACATTTCTGGGACGCGTATCTGGTATACTTGCTAATAACGTGGATTTGTTTGTTGTTTCCCGGTTTCTGGGTCCGGAGACGGTTACAATTTTATCCCTGACCCGTAAAGCTCCTGATTATAGCAAGGAATTTGTCAACCAGCCGAGTGTAGCTTTTATGCCTGCTATTTCTCACTTGACTGGTTCGGGTGAAATTGACAAAGCGCGAAAAGTCCTGATTCGTTTAATACACATGCTGCTTTGGATACTTTGTTTAACTGTTGGAGGCCTTATTGCCTTAAACGATGATTTTGTAAGGCTTTGGGTTGGCCCGTATCTGTTTGCCGGTAAAACCATCAATCTGATAATTTGTGTGTCACTTATTTTTACTTTTACTGCAAACTGTTTTGGGAACATTTGTATGGCTCTTGGCAATATTAAAGGAAACAGTTTAGCAGGTCTGGTGCAGTCACTGGTATTTATCCCTTTAGTGATTTTTGGAACTAAATATTTTGGTTTGCTTGGCACAGTACTTGCCCCATCAGTCGCAATACTTGCAGTTTCAGCTTGGTATTATTCCCGAACTTTTTCCAGGTTGCTTAAATTGTCTGTTCAAGATCGTAAGAATATCATGTATGAAGGTTTTTTGGCTTTGGCCGTTATGGTTTCTTTAACTTTGGGATTCTCATGGTGTTACCCGGAAAACTGGTTTCGATTTTTCGCTCTGGTGGCGGTATTTTGTTTTTTATATAGTTGTCTTATTTACTTGGTTTCAATGAATTTCAGGTGTGAAATTAAGGGAGTTATCCAGAAACTGCGTATACTGCCAACTTGA
- a CDS encoding KpsF/GutQ family sugar-phosphate isomerase, protein MNIQAEIKKVIDIEINALSDIKKEVSREFEKAINAILNCRGKVIITGIGKSGIAAKKIASTMASTGTPAIFMHPSEAMHGDLGIVNSSDVVIAIGKSGESSELNTLLPFLKKIKVKIISITSNKNSPLARTSDIVINIGDIKEACPFNLAPTSSVTVSIVIGDAFAVVLMKLRNFKVEEFAFFHPGGRLGKRLNLLVSDIMLCGMENPVVNEYDNIHKMLMVITEKKAGAVSVIDKKSRLIGLVTDYDIRRILEKGKDIFKLKINDIMNKKPIFIYENEKAFTALEMMEKREKPITILPVINKKKIVVGMVRMHDLISIGL, encoded by the coding sequence GTGAATATTCAAGCCGAAATAAAAAAAGTCATAGATATTGAAATAAACGCGCTATCCGATATTAAAAAAGAAGTAAGCAGGGAATTTGAAAAAGCGATTAATGCCATTTTAAATTGCAGGGGAAAGGTAATAATAACAGGTATTGGGAAATCAGGTATAGCCGCGAAAAAGATTGCTTCCACAATGGCGAGCACAGGTACACCTGCTATTTTTATGCATCCCTCGGAAGCTATGCACGGGGACCTTGGAATTGTAAATTCGTCTGATGTCGTGATTGCTATCGGGAAAAGCGGTGAAAGTTCCGAATTAAACACCCTGCTTCCTTTCCTTAAAAAAATCAAAGTAAAAATTATATCAATAACTTCCAATAAAAACTCGCCTTTAGCAAGAACTTCGGACATTGTAATAAATATCGGAGATATTAAAGAAGCATGCCCTTTTAATCTTGCCCCTACATCAAGCGTTACCGTGTCAATTGTTATTGGGGACGCATTTGCGGTCGTACTAATGAAGCTTAGAAATTTCAAGGTTGAAGAATTCGCATTTTTTCATCCAGGCGGACGTTTGGGGAAAAGGCTTAACCTTTTAGTTTCGGATATTATGTTATGCGGTATGGAGAATCCGGTTGTTAACGAATACGACAATATTCACAAAATGTTAATGGTTATTACAGAAAAAAAAGCAGGGGCCGTTTCAGTAATTGATAAAAAAAGTAGATTAATTGGGCTTGTAACGGATTATGACATAAGAAGAATTCTAGAAAAAGGGAAAGATATTTTTAAATTGAAAATCAACGATATTATGAATAAAAAACCAATTTTTATTTATGAAAATGAGAAAGCTTTTACAGCTTTGGAAATGATGGAAAAAAGGGAAAAACCAATAACAATTTTGCCTGTTATAAATAAGAAAAAAATTGTTGTAGGTATGGTCAGAATGCATGATCTTATCAGCATTGGTTTATAA
- a CDS encoding HEAT repeat domain-containing protein, giving the protein MKSKKIFILTLFFGFLFGLGDSQSQTTPEKMQETIDLLKNRDSNIRKKAVMDLGELRDGRAVKSLIETFQDSNENIREEVSEALCKIGKPAVIILIEALGDDSENLREGAVKTLSCMGDTSVDLLISELKNTFSSLHNEVMNVLAKMGGPAVEPLINTLKNEEDTGVKLKAAEVLGRIGDQRAVETLLGFLNFRDDMFLQCGVVIALGNIKDTRAVGPLVEALKIEEGGVRLAILESLGKIKDKRAIEPMVDLLKQDKSIQADIIKSLSNLMDSTEFESFILAHKDEINNLPDKE; this is encoded by the coding sequence GTGAAGTCAAAGAAAATATTCATTCTAACTTTATTTTTCGGGTTTTTGTTCGGTCTGGGGGATTCTCAATCACAGACAACCCCGGAAAAAATGCAGGAAACTATTGATTTACTTAAAAATCGCGACAGTAATATCCGCAAAAAGGCCGTAATGGATTTAGGCGAATTAAGAGACGGACGCGCTGTGAAAAGCCTTATTGAAACATTCCAGGACAGCAATGAAAATATTCGTGAAGAGGTATCAGAAGCGTTATGTAAGATAGGTAAACCTGCGGTAATAATCCTTATTGAGGCGCTTGGAGACGACAGCGAAAATTTACGTGAAGGGGCCGTAAAAACCTTGAGTTGTATGGGCGACACATCAGTGGATTTACTTATTTCGGAACTTAAAAATACTTTCAGTTCGCTGCATAACGAAGTAATGAATGTACTTGCCAAAATGGGCGGGCCCGCGGTTGAACCGCTTATTAACACACTTAAAAATGAAGAGGATACCGGTGTTAAATTAAAAGCGGCCGAAGTTTTGGGCAGGATAGGTGACCAGCGTGCAGTCGAAACCCTTTTAGGGTTTCTGAATTTCCGGGATGATATGTTCCTTCAATGCGGCGTAGTAATTGCACTTGGCAATATCAAAGATACCCGCGCGGTAGGTCCGCTGGTTGAAGCCCTCAAGATTGAGGAGGGCGGTGTCCGTTTGGCAATACTGGAATCCCTGGGCAAAATAAAAGACAAACGCGCGATAGAACCTATGGTTGACCTTTTAAAACAGGATAAAAGTATCCAGGCTGATATAATAAAAAGCCTGTCTAATCTAATGGACAGCACTGAATTCGAATCATTTATTCTTGCCCATAAAGACGAAATTAACAATTTGCCGGATAAAGAATAA
- a CDS encoding SDR family oxidoreductase, which translates to MNNEIALVTGASKGIGAATAQLLGEKGYFVCVNYFKDIELAQNVVDEILKTGGRAVQIQADIRKEKDILNLFKYIDRNYGVVTALVNNAGDIGGFSVCEEITLDTLTSVFSLNVFGVFICIREAVKRMKKIGRGGIVNVSSEAAIFGGNKLTHYAASKAAINIVTKGFAKELAPFNIRVNAVSPGVIDTDVHKGIAKERREMLKHSLPTGRMGKPVEVARTIAWLLSDEASYVSGSIIPVSGAR; encoded by the coding sequence ATGAACAATGAAATAGCTCTTGTGACAGGTGCGAGTAAAGGTATTGGTGCTGCGACTGCACAATTGTTAGGGGAAAAGGGATATTTTGTATGCGTGAACTATTTCAAAGATATAGAATTAGCCCAGAATGTTGTAGATGAAATTTTGAAAACTGGTGGCAGAGCAGTTCAAATACAAGCTGACATTAGGAAGGAAAAAGATATTCTTAATCTATTTAAGTATATAGATAGGAATTATGGGGTTGTTACAGCACTTGTAAATAATGCAGGAGATATCGGAGGTTTTTCAGTTTGTGAAGAAATAACCTTGGATACACTTACGTCAGTTTTTTCATTAAACGTATTTGGTGTTTTTATCTGTATTAGAGAGGCAGTAAAACGCATGAAAAAAATTGGCAGAGGCGGTATTGTAAATGTTTCTTCTGAAGCAGCTATATTCGGTGGAAACAAACTTACACATTACGCCGCTTCAAAGGCAGCGATAAATATTGTCACGAAAGGATTCGCGAAAGAATTAGCTCCTTTTAACATCAGAGTAAACGCTGTGAGCCCGGGTGTAATTGACACGGATGTACATAAAGGTATTGCTAAAGAAAGGCGAGAAATGCTAAAACATTCATTGCCGACGGGCCGTATGGGTAAGCCGGTAGAAGTTGCGAGGACAATAGCCTGGTTGTTATCCGATGAGGCTTCTTATGTATCAGGTTCGATTATTCCTGTATCTGGCGCGCGTTGA
- a CDS encoding UpxY family transcription antiterminator, which translates to MILSALVYNLKILDLLTFIIEEINISSENFLKLIKLSNFMNPSDRVVSKFYSVSGKSPFEFSNKAFWYVIHVRSRHEFKVLERLTETGINTFLPVVEKLNRWKDRKKLVKFPLFPGYLFVNMLKNPQNVLNVLKTTGVVKFLGIKHGEPEPVPEEQIIFLRRIVESREPLDPYPYLKEGQRVRIKKGPLSGVEGVLSKRSGQHILIISVDVLMHGASLKIDASDVEKI; encoded by the coding sequence ATGATCTTATCAGCATTGGTTTATAATTTAAAAATTCTTGACCTCTTAACATTTATAATCGAAGAAATTAATATATCTTCGGAAAATTTTTTAAAACTAATAAAGTTATCCAATTTTATGAATCCATCGGATAGAGTGGTTTCAAAGTTTTATTCTGTTAGTGGAAAATCTCCATTCGAATTTTCTAATAAAGCTTTTTGGTATGTTATTCATGTGAGGTCCCGGCATGAGTTTAAGGTATTGGAGAGGTTAACAGAAACCGGGATAAACACATTTCTCCCTGTTGTGGAGAAACTAAACAGATGGAAGGATAGAAAAAAACTGGTAAAGTTTCCGCTCTTCCCGGGATATCTTTTTGTTAATATGCTTAAAAATCCCCAAAATGTGTTAAATGTTTTGAAGACAACGGGTGTAGTGAAATTTCTTGGGATAAAACATGGTGAACCGGAGCCTGTACCGGAGGAACAAATTATTTTTCTAAGAAGAATTGTTGAAAGCCGGGAACCCCTCGATCCGTATCCTTATTTGAAAGAAGGACAGAGAGTGAGGATAAAAAAAGGCCCTCTTTCAGGAGTCGAAGGTGTTCTTTCAAAAAGGTCCGGACAGCATATACTAATAATTTCAGTGGACGTGCTTATGCATGGTGCGTCTTTAAAAATAGATGCATCAGATGTTGAAAAAATTTAA
- a CDS encoding polysaccharide biosynthesis/export family protein → MRGLLKNIILIILTVFFVKTSLADDLFYQFNRDLERVGNAEFAKAFSTPFKGEIYRLEPDFKLGVGDTLVINLWGKIEEKYTLVIDNDGKILIPRIGSVYVVGSVLEEVKEKIKNALNQKYVNVQFDLSLGNVQDIRISVLGSVRKPGMFSISPFARILDGLIITGGPAENGSLKNIRLVRGNKVIGIFDFYQFVLKGDDSKNITLQHGDKIFVPLIENLAAVRGDVVRPGIYEINKDSNLSAVINTASGVIPGKSNKKIQVMRFNNETKNIIAVKEIITDDFEKIINTKDDIRIEYMDTILITPEYNFTPFGKDMMKTVTVTGEAVNPGSYIIKDGEKLSSLIKRFEGVTEWAYPEGIILTRQVLIEKQKEIINKEIRAREIGIQEEEASLAEALILKEEREIRQAGIDKRKKALQLFAAQSPRGRIIIDFSKISNGEDDIILEKGDSLYIPPVPEWVMISGAVYNPETVIFKEGNNINYYLDIVGGLTERAHVNGIYIVKASGKVLTKLKGDEIISRGDIIIVPEKEEDLENKK, encoded by the coding sequence ATGCGCGGATTACTTAAAAACATCATATTAATTATTTTAACGGTATTTTTTGTTAAAACATCTCTTGCCGATGATCTTTTTTACCAGTTTAACAGAGATTTAGAGCGCGTAGGGAACGCAGAATTTGCCAAGGCTTTTTCTACGCCTTTTAAAGGCGAAATTTACCGTCTGGAGCCGGATTTTAAATTAGGTGTCGGGGATACACTGGTGATTAATCTCTGGGGAAAGATAGAAGAAAAATACACACTTGTAATCGATAATGACGGAAAAATTCTTATTCCCCGCATCGGGTCGGTTTATGTGGTAGGTAGTGTCCTTGAAGAGGTAAAGGAAAAGATAAAAAATGCGTTAAACCAGAAATATGTAAATGTCCAGTTCGATTTAAGTTTGGGGAATGTCCAGGATATACGTATTTCAGTTTTGGGAAGTGTCCGAAAGCCCGGGATGTTCTCCATAAGCCCTTTTGCCAGAATTTTAGATGGATTGATAATTACCGGCGGGCCTGCTGAAAACGGGAGCTTAAAAAATATAAGATTGGTAAGGGGAAATAAGGTTATAGGTATTTTTGATTTTTACCAGTTTGTTTTAAAAGGCGATGATTCAAAAAATATTACGCTTCAGCACGGTGACAAGATTTTTGTCCCTCTTATAGAAAATTTAGCCGCAGTCCGGGGGGATGTTGTCCGGCCCGGAATATATGAAATAAATAAAGATTCGAATCTGTCGGCAGTAATAAATACAGCATCAGGCGTTATTCCCGGTAAATCTAATAAAAAAATACAGGTTATGCGTTTTAATAATGAAACTAAAAATATTATTGCCGTGAAAGAAATTATAACAGACGATTTCGAAAAAATAATAAACACGAAAGATGATATAAGGATTGAGTATATGGACACAATTCTTATTACACCGGAATATAATTTTACTCCTTTCGGGAAAGATATGATGAAAACTGTCACTGTTACAGGTGAGGCGGTTAACCCGGGAAGCTATATAATTAAAGACGGCGAGAAACTCAGCAGTTTAATTAAACGGTTCGAGGGGGTGACGGAATGGGCTTACCCTGAAGGGATTATTTTGACAAGGCAGGTGTTAATAGAAAAGCAAAAAGAAATAATTAACAAGGAAATCAGGGCAAGAGAGATAGGTATCCAGGAAGAAGAAGCAAGCTTGGCGGAAGCCCTGATATTAAAGGAAGAAAGAGAAATCCGGCAGGCAGGAATAGATAAAAGAAAAAAGGCATTGCAATTATTCGCGGCCCAATCCCCCAGGGGCAGGATAATTATTGATTTTTCTAAAATAAGCAATGGAGAAGATGATATAATCCTTGAAAAAGGCGATAGTTTATATATACCGCCTGTCCCTGAATGGGTAATGATAAGCGGGGCGGTTTATAACCCTGAGACCGTGATTTTCAAAGAAGGCAATAATATAAATTATTACCTGGATATAGTTGGGGGGCTTACGGAAAGGGCGCACGTAAATGGGATTTATATTGTTAAAGCAAGCGGAAAGGTCCTCACGAAATTAAAAGGTGATGAAATTATTTCCCGCGGGGACATTATCATTGTCCCGGAAAAGGAAGAAGATTTAGAAAACAAAAAATAA
- a CDS encoding HAD hydrolase family protein, translating into MNKKYFKPLSMLDIEKIAAGIKLIVFDFDGVFTDNRVLVMQDGSEGVLCSRSDGLGLNMLRDIGLKMLVISKEVNPVVSVRCKKLGIPCIQGIDHKAIVLRREVKKIGIDLEKTAYVGNDINDLECLQIVGLPVCVADAYPEVKKISLHITKARGGKGAVREFCDFVIKIKQKI; encoded by the coding sequence ATGAATAAAAAATATTTTAAACCGCTATCCATGTTAGACATTGAGAAAATAGCTGCGGGGATAAAATTAATTGTGTTTGATTTTGATGGGGTATTTACTGACAACAGGGTTTTAGTTATGCAGGATGGTTCAGAAGGTGTTTTATGTTCCAGGAGTGACGGTTTAGGGCTGAATATGTTGAGAGATATCGGCCTTAAAATGCTTGTCATTTCCAAGGAAGTCAATCCCGTTGTTTCGGTCCGCTGTAAAAAACTAGGAATACCTTGTATACAGGGAATAGACCACAAGGCCATAGTTCTTAGAAGGGAAGTGAAAAAAATAGGAATTGATTTGGAAAAAACAGCTTACGTGGGAAATGATATAAATGACCTCGAATGTCTGCAGATTGTTGGTTTGCCTGTTTGTGTGGCTGACGCGTATCCTGAAGTTAAAAAAATATCACTGCATATTACAAAAGCCCGCGGAGGGAAGGGCGCTGTAAGAGAATTTTGTGATTTTGTCATCAAAATAAAACAAAAAATTTAG
- a CDS encoding nucleotidyltransferase domain-containing protein has translation MEKILKEYGQGNEEIIALYLFVSYAEDKQRPESDVDIAVLTEPYKNKQESFMSRLKFKNDIAKLLNKEIDLVIFQETGEILSYQIIKNGRVVFERDRDKLSLFKSKTIVQYLDYQFLLKKMQKGMIVAIRKEALNGR, from the coding sequence ATGGAAAAAATCTTAAAAGAATACGGCCAGGGTAATGAAGAGATAATTGCTCTTTATCTTTTTGTATCTTACGCTGAAGATAAACAGAGGCCAGAGAGTGATGTTGATATAGCTGTCCTTACTGAACCGTACAAAAACAAACAAGAGAGTTTTATGTCCAGACTTAAGTTCAAGAATGATATTGCGAAATTGTTGAATAAAGAAATAGATTTGGTGATTTTCCAGGAGACAGGGGAAATTTTGTCTTATCAGATAATTAAAAACGGGAGAGTGGTTTTTGAACGGGACAGGGATAAATTATCTTTGTTCAAAAGCAAAACAATAGTCCAATATCTGGATTATCAATTTTTACTTAAAAAAATGCAGAAAGGCATGATTGTAGCGATTAGGAAAGAAGCTTTAAATGGCAGATAA
- a CDS encoding radical SAM protein, translating to MDSKIKLLRYYDRVKGILDGEFLPPIMADVDPVNGACNLNCEWCAQRASQETKESTFMSIETIKKMGPFCKKWGIKSWRIAGDSEPTLNPDIHYLFQSGYENGIHMGLITNGVLLDKVKNLHLLSWLGISLDAATARTWSQLKGSSEKNFHRIINNVKRIRDSVPDLEISLKFIRWCEEIHLGRKELSPTMGIRDKKKTTQCRQKDNYADAEMLPQLAKTLGCKYILKDALPKNSAIQYEFEVCRGTPLYATFGANHKFYLCCDVRTGYILTDDYTRNNWRELYDLWGSQKHKDLVASINPKKCKFCSKEWLNTIIGNIILDGTHSKKYQVNFI from the coding sequence ATGGATTCGAAAATAAAATTGTTACGATACTATGATAGAGTTAAAGGTATTTTGGACGGAGAATTTTTGCCACCCATAATGGCGGATGTGGATCCTGTAAATGGTGCATGTAACTTGAATTGCGAATGGTGCGCTCAGCGAGCAAGCCAGGAAACGAAAGAATCAACATTTATGTCTATAGAAACTATAAAAAAAATGGGACCGTTCTGTAAAAAATGGGGCATAAAATCCTGGAGGATAGCAGGAGATAGCGAGCCAACGTTGAATCCGGACATACATTATCTTTTTCAGAGCGGATATGAAAACGGTATCCATATGGGATTGATTACTAATGGGGTTTTGCTTGATAAAGTTAAAAATCTGCATTTACTTAGCTGGTTGGGTATAAGTTTAGATGCAGCCACTGCAAGGACCTGGAGCCAATTGAAAGGATCTTCGGAGAAAAACTTCCATCGAATTATCAATAACGTCAAACGTATCCGTGATAGTGTTCCGGACCTGGAAATTTCCCTCAAATTCATCAGATGGTGTGAGGAAATTCATCTGGGGAGAAAAGAGCTTTCGCCAACTATGGGAATCAGAGACAAGAAAAAGACAACTCAATGCAGACAAAAAGATAATTACGCTGATGCCGAAATGCTTCCTCAATTGGCAAAGACATTGGGATGCAAATATATTTTGAAAGATGCCTTGCCTAAGAACTCTGCAATTCAATATGAATTTGAAGTGTGCCGGGGGACTCCACTTTATGCAACTTTCGGGGCGAATCACAAATTTTATTTATGTTGCGATGTAAGAACCGGCTATATTCTTACGGACGATTATACTAGAAACAATTGGCGGGAATTATATGATTTGTGGGGTTCTCAAAAACATAAAGATTTAGTAGCTTCCATAAATCCAAAAAAATGCAAATTTTGCTCTAAAGAATGGCTTAATACCATTATAGGAAATATCATTCTTGACGGCACACACAGTAAGAAATATCAAGTAAATTTCATATAA